In Pseudovibrio brasiliensis, the following are encoded in one genomic region:
- a CDS encoding YHS domain-containing (seleno)protein, whose translation MKIKSIAVAAAIAGAALSASTFGAFADEISTYTSGGYAIGGTDPVAYFTENKPVQGKAEFTAQYDGVTWKFSSAENRDKFVADPVKFAPQYGGWCAVGASFGSKLETKPELWDIVDGKLYLNAHDGAVKRMQSRTIETITNADANWVDIRDVPADKL comes from the coding sequence ATGAAAATCAAATCCATCGCTGTTGCAGCAGCCATTGCAGGTGCAGCCCTGTCCGCAAGCACATTCGGCGCATTCGCTGATGAAATCTCCACTTACACCTCTGGTGGCTACGCAATTGGCGGCACCGATCCAGTTGCATACTTCACTGAAAACAAGCCTGTTCAGGGTAAAGCAGAATTCACCGCGCAGTACGACGGCGTAACCTGGAAATTCTCCAGCGCTGAAAACCGCGACAAGTTCGTTGCAGACCCGGTTAAATTCGCTCCTCAGTACGGCGGCTGGTGTGCAGTTGGCGCATCCTTCGGCAGCAAGCTTGAAACCAAGCCAGAGCTCTGGGACATCGTTGACGGCAAGCTCTACCTCAACGCCCACGATGGTGCAGTAAAGCGCATGCAGTCCCGCACAATCGAAACCATCACCAATGCAGATGCGAACTGGGTTGATATCCGCGACGTTCCTGCAGACAAACTCTAA
- a CDS encoding TetR/AcrR family transcriptional regulator, with amino-acid sequence MPEQSTKRGRPQNTELTRQILSTTLNTLAKNGYHGTSTQQIAELTGTSKQALYRRWPNKATLALEALRYGFRQVPPVYPGMSSFQNDLLEAVTGILTALHDTPLGTAWLTLLAEPSLSEELTLIEGEQRTHFRQIFVYWNTTASMETSIDQLLGFVFFTSLVRGRKPTLREITELIQSVTSRS; translated from the coding sequence ATGCCAGAGCAAAGCACGAAGCGAGGCCGACCGCAAAACACAGAGCTCACACGCCAGATCCTCAGCACCACGCTCAACACTCTGGCAAAAAACGGCTATCACGGCACATCCACTCAACAGATTGCAGAGCTGACCGGCACATCCAAGCAGGCCCTCTACCGTCGCTGGCCCAACAAAGCAACTTTGGCGCTTGAAGCCTTGCGCTACGGGTTCCGGCAAGTGCCACCAGTCTATCCGGGCATGTCGTCTTTTCAGAACGATCTGCTGGAAGCAGTCACTGGCATTCTGACAGCCCTCCATGATACGCCTTTGGGCACCGCTTGGCTCACCTTACTGGCGGAACCTTCGTTATCGGAGGAACTTACTCTGATTGAAGGTGAGCAGCGCACCCACTTCAGACAGATATTCGTCTACTGGAACACCACCGCATCTATGGAGACGAGCATCGACCAACTGCTCGGTTTTGTGTTTTTCACCAGCCTCGTCCGTGGAAGAAAACCAACACTACGTGAAATTACAGAGTTAATTCAGAGCGTTACAAGTCGATCATAA
- a CDS encoding GlxA family transcriptional regulator: protein MPNTQLEQHRHIDALVYHGINLLDLAGPMQAFWTADSYRPNYKLRILSADGQPIETQPGIKIAVDGTFADWNPAADLLIPGGRIDKELGSSTLRPLLKEAAARTNGERIISICSGALILADSGILEGKQASTHWSRASTAQSEFPNVDWQLNQLFVNSGNIYTSAGVTAGIDLTLHLIEQDLGSAISLKTAQELVVYLRRNGGQAQFSSALSLQAAGQSNIAKLSEIILSEPEADWTIEKMAQSAGVSTRTLHRRLKEDIGATPAQFVERLRLDLARTALLKRSSIKQAAHLSGFGHIQNLRRAFQRNFGITPSEYVERFS, encoded by the coding sequence ATGCCAAACACGCAACTCGAGCAACATCGTCATATTGATGCACTCGTGTATCACGGTATTAACCTTCTGGATCTGGCGGGCCCTATGCAGGCTTTCTGGACGGCGGACAGTTATCGCCCCAATTATAAACTCAGGATTCTTTCCGCTGACGGACAGCCTATAGAAACGCAGCCCGGGATCAAGATTGCAGTTGATGGAACGTTTGCCGATTGGAACCCAGCCGCAGACCTCCTCATCCCCGGTGGCCGCATTGATAAAGAGTTGGGCAGTAGCACCCTCCGCCCACTCCTGAAAGAAGCTGCTGCAAGAACAAACGGAGAGCGCATCATCTCTATCTGTTCGGGCGCACTCATTCTGGCAGACTCTGGCATTCTGGAAGGCAAGCAAGCCAGCACCCACTGGAGCCGCGCGTCCACGGCACAATCTGAGTTTCCGAATGTGGACTGGCAACTCAATCAGCTCTTCGTCAACTCCGGCAACATCTACACCTCAGCAGGCGTCACAGCAGGCATCGACCTGACCCTGCATCTCATAGAACAAGACCTCGGCTCTGCCATCTCGCTGAAAACAGCGCAGGAGCTAGTGGTCTATCTGCGCCGCAATGGCGGACAGGCTCAGTTCTCCTCCGCTCTCTCCCTGCAAGCCGCCGGACAGTCCAACATCGCCAAGCTCTCAGAGATCATCCTATCAGAACCAGAAGCGGACTGGACCATCGAGAAAATGGCACAATCCGCTGGCGTCTCAACCCGCACCCTACATCGTCGCCTGAAAGAAGATATTGGCGCCACTCCCGCGCAGTTCGTGGAACGGTTGCGACTGGACCTTGCCAGAACTGCTCTCCTCAAACGCAGCTCTATCAAACAAGCCGCTCACCTTTCCGGCTTCGGACACATCCAGAACCTGCGCCGGGCCTTCCAACGCAACTTCGGCATTACGCCCTCTGAGTACGTGGAAAGGTTCTCCTGA
- a CDS encoding MFS transporter — protein sequence MELSEVAEQGASYRARNFPLILIATAILSMQMPILIAISALAGSYLAPHPTMATVPLALQMFGNFLFATPISLFMGRYGRQKGILLGVGLSIVGSLLCVYALYANQFVVLLAGHVLLGIATAAYTFMRFAASDSANEKWKPMAISLSMSMGLLSALLGPSLVGVVKDVGGVIPFVGSYLALAGVAVVGALPVLGLRLPPVLKNSGQSKGFVESLKVLRRPAVWSATACAGLSFGFMTMQMSPTPLAMEYCGFSVGQSSDVIRWHLVAMFGPSFVTGYIIRRIGTTSVMVLGLLMLAAAGVIGALSVELWAFYVALILLGIGWNFGFIGATSRLVEVVAPEDAPLAQGANDSVVALVSAISALSTGILYSTVGWAGLSISALPLLLALALWLVVAGVRGRQLEYVS from the coding sequence ATGGAACTTTCTGAGGTGGCGGAGCAGGGGGCATCGTACAGAGCCCGCAACTTTCCGCTCATTTTGATTGCAACGGCAATCCTTTCCATGCAGATGCCAATTCTGATTGCGATCAGCGCGCTTGCTGGCTCTTATCTTGCGCCGCATCCCACCATGGCGACTGTGCCACTGGCACTGCAGATGTTTGGCAACTTCCTGTTTGCCACACCGATCTCGCTGTTTATGGGGCGCTATGGTCGGCAGAAAGGCATCTTGCTGGGGGTAGGCTTAAGCATTGTTGGATCGCTGCTGTGTGTTTATGCGCTCTATGCCAATCAGTTTGTTGTTTTGCTGGCCGGTCATGTTCTGCTGGGTATTGCGACCGCGGCTTATACCTTCATGCGTTTTGCTGCGTCTGATAGTGCCAATGAGAAGTGGAAGCCCATGGCGATTTCTCTGAGCATGTCCATGGGGCTGCTCTCAGCTTTGCTGGGGCCAAGCCTTGTTGGTGTTGTGAAGGATGTTGGCGGCGTTATTCCGTTTGTTGGCAGCTATTTGGCCTTGGCAGGTGTTGCTGTGGTTGGTGCACTACCTGTGCTGGGTTTACGTTTGCCGCCGGTATTGAAGAACTCTGGTCAAAGCAAAGGGTTTGTGGAGTCGCTGAAAGTGTTGCGGCGGCCTGCGGTTTGGAGTGCTACGGCGTGTGCTGGGCTATCCTTTGGCTTTATGACTATGCAGATGTCTCCTACACCACTTGCAATGGAGTACTGTGGTTTCTCCGTTGGGCAATCTAGCGATGTGATCCGCTGGCACTTGGTGGCCATGTTCGGACCGAGCTTTGTGACTGGCTATATCATCCGCCGGATCGGAACGACCTCCGTGATGGTGTTGGGTCTGCTGATGTTGGCCGCAGCTGGTGTGATTGGTGCGCTCAGCGTTGAACTGTGGGCATTCTATGTGGCCTTGATCCTGCTCGGTATTGGTTGGAACTTCGGGTTTATTGGGGCGACATCTCGCTTGGTTGAAGTTGTGGCTCCGGAAGATGCGCCTCTTGCGCAAGGCGCCAATGACTCTGTGGTGGCATTGGTCTCTGCGATCTCTGCTCTTTCTACTGGTATCTTGTACAGCACGGTTGGCTGGGCAGGGCTTTCAATCTCAGCCCTTCCGCTCTTGTTGGCACTGGCTTTGTGGCTTGTGGTGGCTGGTGTTCGCGGCAGGCAACTGGAGTATGTCTCCTGA
- the gatC gene encoding Asp-tRNA(Asn)/Glu-tRNA(Gln) amidotransferase subunit GatC: MSVDLNTVKRVAGLARIKVDDEQAEKMTGELNAILGFVEQLDEVNIEGVEPMTSVVEQSMKKRADGQTDGGYADKVVSNAPVHEDNFFTVPKVVE; the protein is encoded by the coding sequence ATGTCGGTTGATCTGAACACCGTAAAACGTGTTGCCGGGCTGGCTCGCATCAAGGTTGATGACGAGCAGGCAGAGAAAATGACTGGTGAGCTGAACGCGATCCTTGGTTTCGTAGAGCAGCTGGACGAAGTGAACATTGAGGGCGTTGAGCCAATGACCTCTGTTGTTGAGCAGTCCATGAAGAAGCGCGCAGATGGCCAGACCGATGGCGGTTATGCGGACAAGGTTGTTTCCAACGCACCGGTACATGAAGACAACTTCTTCACCGTGCCTAAAGTTGTTGAATAA
- the gatA gene encoding Asp-tRNA(Asn)/Glu-tRNA(Gln) amidotransferase subunit GatA produces the protein MTDLTKLTIAEARDKLAARDFTATELTESYLGAIESGNEALNAYVAVTGDIAREQAKASDAKIAAGEARPLEGIPLGIKDLYATKGVHTQACSHILDGFKPEYESTVTQNLFDDGAVMLGKLNMDEFAMGSSNETSFYGNVVNPWRRNGTETALVPGGSSGGSASAVAAHLCAAATASDTGGSIRQPAALTGTVGIKPTYGRCSRWGMVAFASSLDQAGPIGRTVRDNAILLKSMASVDAKDTTSVDAPVPNYEDFIGKSIKGMKIGIPKEYHMDGIPAEIEALWQQGIAWLKEAGAEIVEISLPHTKYALPAYYIVAPAEASSNLARYDGVRYGLRVPGNDIVEMYENTRAAGFGDEVKRRVMIGTYVLSAGYYDAYYLKAQKVRTLIKQDFDNAWADGVDAILTPTTPDAAFAPGEITDPVTMYMNDVFTVTANMAGVPGMSIPAGLNKDGLPLGLQLIGKPFDEGTLFQVGEVVEQAAGRFEPSANWWSK, from the coding sequence GTGACTGATCTTACCAAACTGACGATCGCAGAGGCGCGCGACAAGCTTGCTGCCCGCGATTTTACCGCAACTGAACTGACTGAGAGCTATCTCGGTGCTATCGAGTCCGGCAATGAGGCGCTGAATGCGTATGTTGCTGTGACTGGTGATATTGCCCGTGAGCAGGCCAAAGCGTCTGACGCGAAAATCGCAGCTGGCGAAGCGCGTCCTCTGGAAGGTATTCCTCTCGGCATAAAAGACCTTTACGCGACCAAGGGTGTTCACACTCAGGCGTGTTCTCATATCCTCGATGGCTTCAAGCCTGAGTATGAGTCCACCGTGACGCAGAACCTGTTTGACGACGGTGCTGTGATGCTGGGTAAGCTGAACATGGATGAGTTCGCGATGGGCTCTTCCAACGAGACTTCCTTTTACGGCAATGTTGTAAACCCTTGGCGCCGCAATGGCACTGAGACTGCTCTGGTTCCTGGCGGTTCTTCTGGTGGTTCTGCTTCTGCGGTTGCTGCGCACCTTTGTGCAGCGGCAACAGCTTCTGACACCGGTGGTTCCATTCGTCAGCCTGCAGCGCTGACCGGTACTGTTGGCATCAAGCCAACCTATGGCCGTTGCTCACGCTGGGGCATGGTCGCGTTTGCGTCTTCCCTCGATCAGGCTGGCCCGATTGGTCGTACTGTGCGTGACAACGCGATCCTGCTGAAGTCTATGGCTTCTGTTGATGCAAAAGACACCACTTCTGTTGATGCGCCTGTGCCGAACTATGAAGACTTCATCGGCAAGTCCATCAAGGGCATGAAGATCGGTATTCCGAAAGAGTACCACATGGATGGTATTCCAGCGGAGATTGAGGCGCTCTGGCAGCAGGGCATTGCATGGCTGAAGGAAGCTGGCGCTGAGATCGTCGAGATTTCTCTGCCGCACACCAAGTACGCTCTGCCTGCATACTACATCGTGGCACCAGCGGAAGCGTCTTCCAACCTGGCGCGTTACGATGGTGTTCGCTACGGTCTGCGTGTACCGGGCAACGACATTGTAGAGATGTATGAAAATACTCGTGCAGCTGGCTTCGGTGATGAAGTGAAGCGCCGCGTGATGATCGGCACCTACGTTCTGTCCGCAGGTTATTACGATGCGTACTACCTGAAAGCGCAGAAGGTTCGTACCCTGATTAAGCAGGACTTTGACAATGCATGGGCGGACGGTGTGGATGCAATCCTGACACCAACCACGCCGGATGCAGCGTTTGCGCCGGGTGAGATCACTGATCCAGTGACCATGTACATGAATGACGTGTTCACCGTGACCGCTAACATGGCTGGCGTACCAGGCATGTCCATCCCAGCTGGCCTCAACAAAGATGGCCTGCCACTGGGCCTACAGCTGATCGGTAAGCCATTTGACGAAGGCACCCTGTTCCAGGTTGGTGAAGTTGTCGAACAGGCCGCTGGCCGTTTCGAGCCTTCTGCCAACTGGTGGAGCAAGTAA
- a CDS encoding DUF2059 domain-containing protein: MRLLFGILFVIFSLNLANAEEPTKEALLEELFQLTDSTEEAILVRSGEGFRTQIEASFKARNVKLGDEHLQAIEKIFISEFKKELPELMKEIRTLSLETYTIEELQKALELLRTPEGRRFQKKQEMLIQKLVTISVKSGMRAGKRAQPAMAAYMKAHASPK, from the coding sequence ATGCGCTTACTTTTCGGAATACTTTTTGTCATTTTTTCTCTGAATTTGGCCAATGCAGAAGAGCCCACAAAGGAAGCCTTGCTGGAGGAACTGTTCCAACTCACAGATTCAACTGAAGAGGCAATACTAGTTCGGTCAGGAGAAGGCTTCAGAACCCAGATTGAAGCGTCATTTAAGGCCAGAAATGTAAAGTTGGGTGATGAGCACCTTCAGGCAATCGAAAAGATTTTCATCAGTGAGTTTAAAAAAGAACTCCCTGAACTAATGAAAGAAATTCGCACTCTCTCACTTGAGACTTATACGATTGAAGAGCTCCAAAAAGCTCTCGAGCTATTAAGAACACCAGAAGGCCGACGCTTTCAGAAAAAACAAGAAATGCTCATTCAAAAGTTGGTCACGATTAGCGTGAAAAGTGGAATGAGAGCAGGCAAAAGAGCACAGCCAGCGATGGCGGCCTATATGAAAGCACACGCTTCACCCAAATAA
- a CDS encoding DUF2269 family protein → MTYEFLKFLHIIGACVLIGTGAGIAFFMVIAARTLNTAAIAHTAGTVVIADTLFTATAVIVQPITGYLLAKDVGWPLTEGWILLSLALYVLIGAFWLPVVWIQIQLRNLAATAVETNTPLPPRYHTLYRIWFACGFPAFIAILGIVWLMIARPMLSL, encoded by the coding sequence ATGACCTACGAGTTCCTCAAATTCCTGCACATCATCGGTGCATGTGTTCTCATCGGAACAGGAGCAGGCATTGCGTTCTTCATGGTAATCGCCGCCAGAACGCTGAATACCGCCGCAATCGCCCACACAGCTGGAACGGTTGTTATTGCCGACACGCTCTTCACGGCCACAGCTGTGATCGTTCAACCCATCACCGGTTATCTGCTGGCAAAAGACGTTGGCTGGCCACTAACCGAGGGCTGGATCCTGCTCTCACTGGCACTTTACGTGCTTATTGGCGCATTCTGGCTGCCAGTGGTCTGGATACAAATCCAACTCCGAAACCTCGCCGCAACAGCAGTCGAGACCAACACACCCTTACCACCCCGTTATCACACCCTCTACCGCATCTGGTTCGCCTGCGGCTTCCCAGCATTCATCGCGATTCTTGGGATTGTCTGGCTGATGATTGCGAGGCCAATGCTATCGCTTTGA